One window of the Macrobrachium nipponense isolate FS-2020 chromosome 22, ASM1510439v2, whole genome shotgun sequence genome contains the following:
- the LOC135198338 gene encoding uncharacterized protein LOC135198338: MGDDFSAVAAGRGYEVGWDDGGYEDSIDCNAALGLIGLLGLIELLRHTLVDVNDGYEDPSCMERGLCEANRQLVETSSNNGGFLDEATNGFLASLLTQVAAKSFTGYNSKRYRRALKAGEAGRGGANCLLAYPRCALLKARHRPFGSVNSTEYLLRRMGGTIAV; encoded by the exons ATGGGAGACG ACTTCAGCGCTGTTGCAGCCGGCAGAGGCTACGAAGTTGGCTGGGATGATGGCGG aTACGAAGATTCGATTGACTGTAACGCAGCCCTTGGCCTCATAGGACTTCTGGGACTAATTGAACTTTTAAGA CATACTTTGGTAGACGTGAATGACGGTTACGAAGACCCTTCTTGCATGGAAAGAGGCCTCTGCGAGGCCAACCGTCAACTGGTCGAGACCTCATCGAATAATGGCGGGTTTCTCGACGAGGCTACAAACGGCTTCTTGGCCTCCCTGCTAACCCAAGTGGCAGCCAAGTCCTTCACAGGTTACAACTCGAAACGCTACCGGAGGGCGTTGAAGGCAGGAGAGGCAGGTCGAGGAGGAGCGAATTGCCTATTGGCCTATCCCAGGTGTGCGCTATTGAAGGCTCGTCACAGGCCCTTTGGCAGCGTCAACTCAACGGAGTACCTCCTTCGTCGTATGGGTGGTACTATCGCCGTTTAG
- the LOC135198340 gene encoding uncharacterized protein LOC135198340, which yields MQDVNSAARSMELARGGGGYGYHRYVDCNSALAVIGFILFVDILRDFIETIIEKEGGGGGGGGGARKRRWASDGEVSANFWIPREEGEEEPDVLEFVSEDGPKHLFRSLPNILAPVLDGWLKQNKTKHHTQCVQQSICQANFVLARDYGAAGRIIATLLSNVASHAFRGSEEEGLLEATLRAARTGRRRSHCLQAYPGCHDRSTL from the exons ATGCAAGACGTTAACA GTGCAGCAAGATCTATGGAGTTAGCCAGAGGTGGTGGTGGATATGG GTACCATCGCTACGTGGATTGTAACTCCGCTCTGGCCGTGATTGGTTTCATTCTCTTCGTCGATATTTTGAGG GACTTCATAGAAACCATCAtagaaaaggaaggaggaggaggaggaggagggggaggagcgaGGAAGAGGCGGTGGGCTTCTGATGGTGAGGTGTCTGCAAACTTCTGGATTCCtcgagaggaaggagaagaagaacccGATGTTTTGGAATTCGTCAGCGAGGATGGCCCCAAACACCTTTTCCGATCTCTCCCGAATATTTTGGCTCCTGTGttg GATGGTTGGCTGAAGCAGAATAAAACTAAGCATCACACACAGTGCGTTCAACAAAGCATTTGTCAAGCGAACTTCGTGCTTGCGAGAGATTACGGAGCTGCAGGAAGAATCATCGCTACTTTactcag CAACGTTGCTAGCCACGCATTTCGAGGTTCAGAGGAGGAAGGGTTGCTAGAGGCCACGCTTCGCGCAGCCagaacaggaagaagaagaagccattgTTTACAAGCCTACCCGGGGTGTCACGATCGTTCTACGTTATAG